The nucleotide window CGCTCGGGCGGCCGGGATGACGGACCGGGATGGATCGCCGACAagcgcagcaccagcactGGGCGAGGAGCAAAGGACAGCAACCATCAACGACCGACTGTGTACATGTGCGCCACGCGATCTGCTTCGTGGTGGCTGAACACAATTTGCATCTGCGGGCGCAGGTACGAAGCAAGTTGATGTGCTCATGTCAATTAGTACCTTAGTTGTATGCTTCATTCGCTCCCGCTTTAGTTACAttagtacctagtactacCTGTGCCTACCTTTGCCTGGTGCCAAGTACGTTCGTAGTAGAAGCCAATGCTTCCAGCAATAAAGTCCCCAAACCAACAACAATGAGCAGTGccacccccttcccccgGGCTGTCCGGCAGCGCTCACCCCTCTCCGGTCCCCGCCAACTAGCGTCGGGTGAGAACAACAGCCCCGAGTGGTTCAGCGGCCGCCTCAGAGCCGAGGTTcctgcggccggcggcgcgcggtTGGTAATCTGATTGTCTGGGCCCCTTGCAGGCGGGGGGGCCGTGGCCCGTGGCTCCTCCTGCCCGctgctcgtccgtccgtcgggGGCGGCTTGCCCCGCTGTCCCGGTGCCATCAATTGGATCCATACCAGCGGGAACGTCATCCCGTTTCGCGATCCGAAGGTGCGGTGGTCGCATTTCAACCGCGGACCATTCATTGCCCAGATACTCCGTACATTCTTATCTTATTTGTTCGGTCTTtgcctctctccctctcttcttTCCTTGCACTTTTCCATTGACCCATTCGAAGCTCGTGGCGGTTGGGTTTAGTAGGGAATACGAAGCCGTCTACTACAACTGAAATTGTACAAACCTCACGCAGTCGCCATCATGCCTCGGCTCCTCCACGTCAAAAAGATTGACGGCAAGCCCGGCGAGGTTTACTACCCGTGAGTGAAATGATGCCTCTCGCAGGCTTCTTCCTGCCAAAATCAACGCGCGACTCTCAATGTCACAAGTAAGAAAGAAAAAATACTGACGAGTCGCAGGctgcagctcaaggacgtcCCCAAGCCGCAGCCCGGTCCcggcgaggtcctcgtccgcctcaccgccgctgccctcaACCACCGCGACCTCTTcatccgccaccaccagtaccccgccatctccttctcggcgcccatgctcgccgacgggtgcggcgtcgtcgagcagctcggccctggcgtcgacgcctcccgCTTCCCCCGCCGCAacgccggcagcgcagcctcCGTTGTCCTCACGCCCATGCGCGGCTGggccgccgacctggccgGCCCCGAGCCCGGCTCCATCTTCAGCGTcaccggcagcagccgcctcaCTGACGTCGGCACCGCGCAGGACTacatcgtcgtccccgccgacgagctcgagcccGCGCCCCCGCACCTCTCCcccgtccaggccgccgccttgcccctcgtcggcctgaccgcctggcgcgccctcgtcaccAAGGCCGGCTGCAGCCCGGGCGACCCCGCCACGCCCGGCAAGAACGTCCTCGTcacgggcatcggcggcggcgtggcgctgcaggccctgcagttcgccgtcgccctcggctgCAACGTCTACGTCACCTCCGGGGACCGCGCCAAGATCGACCGCGCGAGGgggctcggcgcccgcggcggcgtcgtctacagggacgacgactgggacaagcagctcgccggcctgctgcccCGCGACAGGCCGTACCtggacgccgtcatcgacggcgccggcggcaaggtcgtcgCCAAGACGGTCCGGCTGCTGCGCACGGGGGGCGTCATCTCGCAGTACGGCATGACAGTCGCGCCCAAGATGGACTGGTCGATGCAGGCCGTGCTGGCCAACGTGGACCTCAAGGGCTCCACCATGGGCTCACGGAAGGAGTTTGGCGAAATGATCAAGTTTgtgacggagaagaagattACGCCCGTCATAAGCAGGACGGTCAAGGGGCTGGACaacctcgacggcatcgacagTCTGTTTGCAGACATGGAGGCCGGGCGGCAGTTTGGCAAACTCGTGATTGAGATTGACACTGGGGATGTATCTTCGTCAAAGCTGTAAGTTAAACAACGTGGCATAGaatacacacacacacacacacaagacaATGTCTGTGTTTGTATTTGGTCTTCTTGAAGAAACTATGCTATGGCCAGACCGAGACTTGCGACTCCTGAATTTAAACGCCGTAAATGCAAAAACGGGGCGGCCACAGACTCCTTGTCAGCGACCATACCCTCACACACATCCGTCCCACTactcggccgtcttcttccgcttcttcttcggccgaccgccctcctcgggcggc belongs to Purpureocillium takamizusanense chromosome 1, complete sequence and includes:
- a CDS encoding uncharacterized protein (EggNog:ENOG503NUXG~COG:C); translated protein: MPRLLHVKKIDGKPGEVYYPLQLKDVPKPQPGPGEVLVRLTAAALNHRDLFIRHHQYPAISFSAPMLADGCGVVEQLGPGVDASRFPRRNAGSAASVVLTPMRGWAADLAGPEPGSIFSVTGSSRLTDVGTAQDYIVVPADELEPAPPHLSPVQAAALPLVGLTAWRALVTKAGCSPGDPATPGKNVLVTGIGGGVALQALQFAVALGCNVYVTSGDRAKIDRARGLGARGGVVYRDDDWDKQLAGLLPRDRPYLDAVIDGAGGKVVAKTVRLLRTGGVISQYGMTVAPKMDWSMQAVLANVDLKGSTMGSRKEFGEMIKFVTEKKITPVISRTVKGLDNLDGIDSLFADMEAGRQFGKLVIEIDTGDVSSSKL